The following coding sequences are from one Planctomycetota bacterium window:
- a CDS encoding patatin-like phospholipase family protein — MMQGKKVSVVLGGGGTKGLAHIGVLKVLERYGLMPDEYVGTSVGAYIGALAAGGMSAGEIENVALSLRRQDILDYNWLGLLIHRGRARSLYRGKALHDFIRRTLPVDRFDRLPRPLYVTSVELESAREVIWGMPGYREVPIHDCVVASCAIPGIFPPKRINQHYFVDGSLVDTLPVKVAVYNRADLILAVYLEPREAASSGVEKKGIAAILQQSQSILSRTLARHNLRYFEREPIVLIQPRVADHGMFEFDHTREVIRAGEEAAEAALRGHPATRALLPAGDPSPRPA, encoded by the coding sequence ATGATGCAGGGCAAGAAGGTTTCGGTCGTCCTGGGCGGCGGGGGCACCAAGGGGCTGGCCCACATCGGAGTCCTCAAGGTGCTGGAGCGCTACGGCCTGATGCCGGACGAGTACGTGGGAACGAGCGTCGGGGCCTATATCGGAGCGCTGGCCGCGGGCGGCATGAGCGCAGGCGAGATCGAAAACGTGGCGCTTTCGCTGCGCCGGCAGGACATCCTGGACTACAACTGGCTGGGGTTGCTCATTCACCGGGGACGCGCCCGAAGCCTATACCGCGGCAAGGCGCTGCACGATTTCATCCGTCGCACGCTGCCGGTGGACCGGTTCGACCGCCTTCCCCGCCCCCTGTACGTGACCTCCGTGGAGCTGGAGAGCGCCCGCGAGGTGATCTGGGGAATGCCCGGGTACCGGGAGGTCCCCATCCATGACTGTGTCGTCGCCTCCTGCGCCATTCCAGGAATCTTCCCTCCCAAGCGGATCAATCAGCACTATTTCGTGGATGGAAGCCTGGTGGACACGTTGCCGGTGAAGGTCGCCGTGTACAACAGGGCGGATCTTATCCTGGCCGTGTATCTCGAACCGCGGGAGGCGGCCTCTTCCGGCGTTGAAAAGAAGGGGATCGCGGCGATCCTTCAGCAGTCCCAGTCGATCCTCTCCCGGACGCTGGCGCGTCACAACCTTCGTTACTTCGAGCGCGAACCGATCGTTCTGATTCAGCCCCGCGTGGCCGACCACGGGATGTTCGAGTTCGACCACACGCGGGAGGTGATCCGCGCCGGCGAGGAGGCGGCGGAAGCCGCGTTGCGCGGCCATCCCGCCACGCGGGCGCTTCTCCCCGCCGGGGATCCCAGTCCCCGGCCGGCATAA